A window of Punica granatum isolate Tunisia-2019 chromosome 8, ASM765513v2, whole genome shotgun sequence genomic DNA:
GGAATAATATCAATTAAGTGTATATCATTATGAATCAAGAAACTGTAAACAACATCATATGCTTAAACTCCAGAAAATCGAGCAGCCCGTCCCTATTGGTATCGTATGCATTGATCATTCTCCCGCAGTCTCTGCCGCTCCTCTCGTCCCACATTCCCAACCTCGAGAGCACACTCTGGAGCTCCTCGGTAGAAATGAATCCGTCACCATTGAGATCGAACACTTTGAAAGCCTGGAAAAGGTCATCCTCTTGATCGGTCTCCAGTTCGATGTTTTCCCTGGAGTCAGCCTCCTCTCCAATGGCGATGCTCCCGTTGCTTTTGTCCGAGATGGAGTTGTAGAAGATCAAGAACTCGTGAAAGTCGACACTCGATTTCCCGATGGAAGACTCAAGCTCTTCGAGGCTGTGTATGTGGCCGATCATGTTGAGGAGCCAGTTCAGCTCCTCAGTACTCAAGAGCCCGTCGCCATTCTTATCAAGGTTGTCAAAAACCCGACGCAAGTCCTTAAGACCGAGGGGGGAGGACATTCTCTCTAAGCGTTTGAAGGAAAGGGGATGAATCGTGGAGCTAGctagaatatattttttgaggAGAATGACTGAATGAGGTTAGTTAAACACACGAACGCACacaaggatatatatatatatatatatatatatatgcgtgtgTAGTTTGACAATTTGAACATGTTGTACGGTTACGTACAATAATGCGGCTCGCGGGGTTTCGAACGAAGTTCACAAGAAGCTTCCTGTCGGGTTCATCCCTGAAACCTAATGACCTTTTTCGTACGTTGTTTTATGAGTAtatcatccaaaaaaaaaaagcacgaCTTTTAccgtcttctctctctctcttcttttttttttcttttttcttttttctgattCTATCACAAACTTTGAGTAATAGCATAGAAATACATAATATTTGTTATGAATATAGCATGCAGTTAAATTTTCCATTAAAtataagggtaaattgcactggtggtccaaaaaattttacaaatatttcaatatggtacaaaaagttttttttgctacttgactgtacaaaatgtttcaaagttgttttagtatagtacaaaccgtcatctcaccattgacgccgtcaagccgacgctgttggtgcaaaaccgatttttgtgggacgttacatgatggtgcaaaatgttttgaaattataacttaatagtacaaaatgttttacgtaagttacatgatggtgcaaaatttacagtcttgtaaaggacagcttgacggtttgtactatattgaaacaactttgaaacattttgtaccatcaagtagcaaaaaaactttttgtaccatattgaaatatttgtaaaactttttggactacAAGTGCAATTTATCCTAAATGTAATGATAACGGCTGACATTGACTTAATGGTGTCACATGACACAATATTATTGGAGGAGTGGACTCCACATCTTTTTATTCAATACAaataattctaataatttaaactaaattaaaaagaaaaaaacggAAGAAAGGGGAGGGGTCGGCAGTGGTAGTCACGCTGGCGGCCGCCACCCTCCCTTCCCCCCAAATCCTCTGCTGTCGCCGACCACTTCTGTTGTGGTTGGCGACCCCGATTGAAGTGGTGGTCGCCGCAATCGAGGCCCTCACTGTCGAAATAGAAAGAGGCTCGAAATTGGGGCTTTTTTTATTCCGGTTGTAGGGGCCTCGACTGCGGCCACTATCCACCCAATCGAGGTCGTTGGCCATAGCAGGGGTGGTCGGCGACCCCGATTGGAGGGTGGTGACCACTGGGTTCGCCACCACAGCAGACCCCGTCCCCTTTTccaccatttttcttttttttttttgaattatttttttattaaatgaaatagtGTGGAGTTCACTTGTCCAATAATATTGTGCCACGTGGCACCGTTAAGTCCACGTCAGCCGTTACCGTTATATTTAGTCGAAAATTTAACAGCATACTAGATTCGCAACTAAATTCGAAAGTCGTGTCTTTCTgtgttatttttcaaatgtCGTGTGTAAACTAAtatcccgactaatccaattgaAGCCGAGTCAGCCCATTAAAAGATAAGACTCTctcaatcatgaattttctctatataAGACTTGAATCTGAAACCTTTTTTAAGGGGAGACATTGTTGTCGCAATCTTGGAAGAAATAATTAGTAAAGGTGCACTACTAGTCTCACTAGGTATCGAACAGGTTATGGCATGCGCCATTACGCTATACCCtattttttatgtttaatatttttttggtcagatataatttgagaaaatggTATTATATATGCAATCGTATCAAACATGAGTCATTCAACATTTAAGGAGAACATTTTCGTGGAACCATCCTAATTATGACATCTGGAGTCCATCCGTGAACAAGAAAATATAGATAAAGTACACACGGTATACATAGTTCCCGCAAGGTATTGTATTTTCGCTACATCCACGGATAAGAAGGTTCATATAAAACTCTCAACTACGTAATCATTCCGCAACAGATTTTCCATTCTTCAGGGTAAAATTTTGGATCATACTTCGGTCGGCCTACAAAAATTCAGTCCATATGATCAGCGAGCAATCATATATTACagttctatttttattttatatgtttcCAGGAATTCCATGacctaattaaataaatataactctttattattatatatttattattaatgctGAGCATACATAATCTACGGAATCGGTGATCCAGATGCAATTTCTGGTCTACTCAACCCAATTGCATGGATGGGGATATCTCCAAGAATTTTCTAGAGGTTCTTCTTGGAAATTAGAGATTTGCCTTTATGGTCCTTGAAAAGTCCATATCGAGGAATAAAGGCAAGTTGTGGGTCTAAATTGGAAGTCTTCTCCCCCATCGTAATTTCTTTAGCTTTCGGATTCTGGAAGTACGTGTTCTCTCCTCTATGGCAATTTCTTCTGACTTTAGCGTCATTAACTTATTGACCGGGAGTATCATGTTACGGTAACATTTCCTTCGATTTAAGATCAAGAAATTCTGAGTTTTCCTCATTAGCAGGTGTCGCGATGAACGTGATTTTTAAGCCTCCGCCCTCAATTTAGAATTCTGTTAGTCCATGTATGCTTGTGACCTAATTGGATGGGAGTTGTCACTACACTGTTTTATTTGGTCAGTAAGCTCCTAAGTCACTTAAGGGTTCAAGACACTAACCACCTAAGAATTTAAGTTTTACTCCGTCTTTAAACCAAAGAAATGACTCCAAGGACTTTATTACGAGATTAGAAGACTGCAAGCCAATAACTAGCATTTTCCGTACCCTCCTCGGCTCCTATCAGTTTctaacattttttattttaaaatagagTTGTTTATCCTAGGTCAAGGCCATATTTgctaatttataaataaataaattatagattACAGATTCCGCACGATCTACGTgcttatatacaaatatacaGTCCAACTCTGAAAAAAATCGGCCCCACATTCAagtcaagaaaaataaaatgggctATACCTTCAGGGCAAAACTAAATGAGGATACATTCAGGCCAGCATATGTCCCATAGGCCGAGTGAGCCTAGAAATGGGTTTAGAGCCCGAAGAGAGGAAAATGGGTGTAGAACGcctaagttaaaaaaattctaagtCTATTTTCCTATATTCACATATTTTATTAACAATTCATCCGGTTTTATCCATTTTTATTAACAAGGCCATATTTACATGATTAGGCCAGTCAATCccaaaaattaacaaaagtaGTCCTTATTCCCTCAATGTCAATTCGACCTTCAATTTAAATCCTAGGACTCCATTAGTGGGTTATTACCCTTAATCCCTATTATTCGTGCCAATATGCATGGTTAACGATGTTTAATCAATTTAGACGCAAAAATgggatttttatttaattaagtcaAGTAATTGACTTTAACTGGTTCAAGGATCCCGGGTCCTAATGACCCACCCTAAATCTAAAGAGTATCTAATTACCCTTAGTCCCATGTGATTAAGCCAAGTATATATgattattacaaataaatacaaCAATTTCACATTTTGCCCGATTTTGACTCAATTATTCACACACAAATTTGGCCATACTCACAAATGGTTATTTACACTAATTAGGCCTGAAGTCATTCGATTAGACTCAACTAGACTTCAATTCCTATGGCCGAAACACTAATTAGGTCAATTTCACATAAATCGGTCTAATTACTCATAATTAGACTCTAATTAAGCAAAATCAGACCTAATTGGACACTATGTCCAGTCAGCCACATTGCTATCCGCACGATTAAAGGGTCCATTCATCAATTGAAGcaagagataaaagaattggCCACAATTAGGCCTTGTCACGCAATCGATTAGCACATAACCAAGCCTAATTGATCCCTAAATCAACCAATCGACTCTCGGATCAACTTAGCAAAAATTTCTCAACATGCTTAGAAGATCAATTTTAAGCTAATTAAGGCCAATTGAACCTAATTAAGCCTAATCTCAAGCAATGGGAAGTCAATTACCTCTGATTAAGTCCAAACGAGTCCTACCAAGCTTCCATGTCCAGAAAATATGACTCTCAGTAACGACTTGGCCAATGCCACAAGGGGAAGTGGAAATCTCCTTTCAGGCGATCCCAGTAACTGAAGACAGATACATTTTCCCATATTCACCAATGGATACAACCATCAATCAAAATACAAACATGACGGAGCCAAATCTATTTCATATGAACATGTTGGTGTGGAACTGCAGAGGGGTTGGTAATGCCAACTTCAGACACTCCCTGAGAGATCTCGTCAATAATCATCATCCCGACATCGTCATCCTCACCGAGACCCGTCTCTCGGGTGATCAAGCAACCCGAGTCGCCAACACATTCCCCTTTGATGGCTTCTTCTGCACAGAAACTACAGGTCTATTTGGAGGAATTTGGATCATGTGGCGAACTGATCGAGTCCAACTTGACATTACGGGCTCTACCGAACAGGAGGTCCACGCAATAGCTCAGGTGTGCCATCCTGTCTCCTCTCCTTGGTCACTCTCTGCTATCTATGCCAGCCCTCGCCCTAGAGAGCGATAAATCCTTTGGGAAAATCTTCGCACAATCTCTGAGTCCATGAATATGCCTTGGGTAGCCATTGGGGATTTCAATGAAATCACTAGTAGCTTAGACAAGATAGGTGGTTTTCCTATGAACGTAAACATGATATCAACCTTCAACGCGATGTTGGAAACTTGCTCTCTCACTGATCTCGGCTATACGGGGCCAAGACACACTTGGACAAACTTGCGCTCATCCTCAATCCTCATCATGGAAAGACTTGATCGGGCGGTCGCTAACCCTGCTTGGCACCTACTCTTTC
This region includes:
- the LOC116188606 gene encoding probable calcium-binding protein CML44 → MSSPLGLKDLRRVFDNLDKNGDGLLSTEELNWLLNMIGHIHSLEELESSIGKSSVDFHEFLIFYNSISDKSNGSIAIGEEADSRENIELETDQEDDLFQAFKVFDLNGDGFISTEELQSVLSRLGMWDERSGRDCGRMINAYDTNRDGLLDFLEFKHMMLFTVS